One window of Cydia strobilella chromosome 10, ilCydStro3.1, whole genome shotgun sequence genomic DNA carries:
- the LOC134744783 gene encoding glycylpeptide N-tetradecanoyltransferase 2-like, producing MYATNLQPKPAKNIEEAFHKSYQFWCTQPVSNIDEKVVSNDPIVAPERLNVEPSDLAEVSLPDGFKWDTLNLNEPLVLKELYTLLNENYLEDEDCMFRFNYQMDFLKWVLHPPGFKRDLLYGMREVKSGKLVAFISSVPARLRIYDQVQTAVEMNFFCIHKKLRSKRLAPVLMKEMYRRVKLSQIYLAVYTAGIVLPKPICTCNYWVRSLNPKKLIAVKFTQLPINMTMKKALTLDKLPNLPKTPGFRKLEPQDCEKAFLLLKNYLSKFDLTPIFNEDDFKHWFMPQSDIIDSFVVEASDGSITEFVSYYTLPFTMVAQHPVYDTIKAAYAFYNVSTKTPWVDLMHDALVTAKNSGFDIFYALDLMDNKEFLEPLKFHLGNGNLQYYLYNWRCPSITPNKIGLVLQ from the coding sequence ATGTATGCCACCAATCTACAACCGAAACCAGCTAAAAACATTGAAGAAGCTTTCCACAAGTCATATCAGTTTTGGTGTACGCAGCCTGTATCTAATATTGATGAAAAAGTTGTTTCTAATGATCCTATCGTGGCACCCGAGCGGCTTAATGTGGAACCTTCAGATTTAGCAGAAGTCAGCTTACCTGATGGCTTTAAGTGGGATACCTTAAATTTAAACGAGCCTTTGGTCTTGAAGGAGTTGTACACACTGCTAAATGAGAATTATTTGGAAGATGAGGACTGTATGTTCCGCTTTAACTACCAAATGGATTTCCTCAAGTGGGTACTCCATCCTCCTGGTTTTAAACGAGAtttactctatggtatgaggGAGGTCAAATCTGGAAAATTAGTGGCCTTCATTTCATCTGTACCAGCCCGATTAAGGATTTATGATCAAGTGCAAACTGCTGTTGAAATGAACTTTTTTTGCATACACAAGAAACTGCGTTCTAAAAGGTTAGCCCCAGTTCTGATGAAAGAGATGTATAGGAGAGTTAAATTGAGTCAGATATATCTAGCTGTTTACACGGCTGGTATCGTGTTGCCTAAACCAATTTGTACATGCAACTATTGGGTTAGATCCCTCAACCCTAAAAAACTGATTGCTGTTAAATTTACTCAACTGCCAATAAACATGACTATGAAAAAAGCTCTGACACTTGATAAACTCCCAAATTTGCCTAAGACGCCAGGTTTTCGGAAACTAGAGCCACAAGATTGTGAaaaagcatttcttttgttaaaAAACTATTTGAGTAAGTTTGATTTGACTCCCATCTTTAATGAGGATGACTTTAAACATTGGTTTATGCCACAGTCAGATATTATTGACAGCTTTGTTGTGGAAGCATCAGATGGATCTATCACAGAATTTGTAAGCTATTACACACTGCCATTTACTATGGTAGCTCAACACCCAGTATACGATACAATAAAAGCCGCTTACGCGTTTTACAATGTGTCAACCAAAACCCCATGGGTAGATTTAATGCATGATGCGTTGGTAACTGCAAAGAACTCAGGGTTTGATATATTCTACGCATTGGACCTGATGGATAATAAGGAGTTCTTGGAACCACTGAAATTTCACCTAGGTAATGGTAATTTGCAGTACTATTTGTATAACTGGCGGTGTCCTAGCATAACACCAAATAAAATTGGTTTAGTTTTACAATAA